A region of Roseobacter litoralis Och 149 DNA encodes the following proteins:
- a CDS encoding IS1182 family transposase: MTQFIEGLDRQQRMLLPECLDDYVDENSPVRAIDAFIDLLDLAVLGFNAMPAATGRPGYHPGLLLRIYLYGYLNQIQSSRRLERECGRNLELVWLTGRLKPDFKTIADFRKDNGPAIRKVCQQFVALCRNMNLLDGDVVAIDGSRFKALNSKAKNYTRGKLRQKLGEIDKAIERYLGELDRADEVFEQTGTVLPEARMERTLRKLEHLQKEAVRYRSIEQRMDETGETRVSLSDPDARSMATTARMPRIVGYNVQTVVEANHHLIVAHQVTMLGFDRDALSMMAAAANDVMTTDQLTAIADKGYYKSEEIVASEEAGISVVVPKPMTSNAAARGQFDKADFTYDSDKDVYVCPAGKQLTYRFTGQQDGKAIRSYWSGACADCVIKDKCTASKERRVRRWEKEDVLERVQERLDADPAQLAVRSMTVEHPYGTIKSWMGATHFKMRRLKNVATEMSLHVLAYNMTRVMNLMGIPAMIAAMKA; this comes from the coding sequence ATGACGCAATTTATCGAGGGTCTGGACCGGCAGCAGAGGATGTTGCTGCCCGAATGTCTGGACGATTATGTTGATGAGAACAGTCCTGTCCGCGCCATTGATGCCTTTATAGACCTGCTTGATCTTGCGGTGCTGGGCTTCAATGCGATGCCAGCGGCAACTGGACGGCCTGGCTATCATCCTGGCTTGTTGCTTCGGATTTATCTCTACGGGTATTTGAACCAGATCCAGTCATCGCGTCGCCTGGAGCGCGAGTGCGGTCGCAATCTGGAACTTGTCTGGCTGACGGGTCGGTTGAAGCCGGACTTCAAGACGATTGCAGACTTTCGGAAAGATAACGGCCCCGCGATCCGCAAGGTGTGCCAGCAGTTTGTCGCGCTCTGCCGCAACATGAACCTGCTCGATGGGGATGTGGTTGCCATTGACGGTAGTCGGTTCAAGGCGCTGAACTCCAAGGCCAAGAATTACACGCGCGGTAAGCTGCGCCAGAAGTTGGGTGAGATTGACAAGGCAATCGAGCGCTATTTGGGTGAGTTGGATCGCGCCGACGAAGTGTTTGAACAGACCGGCACGGTGCTGCCAGAGGCCCGCATGGAGCGCACTCTACGCAAGCTGGAGCATCTGCAAAAGGAGGCGGTGCGCTACAGATCAATCGAGCAGCGCATGGATGAGACCGGCGAAACCCGAGTCTCACTTAGTGATCCTGATGCCCGATCCATGGCAACAACGGCCCGGATGCCCCGCATTGTCGGTTACAATGTTCAAACGGTCGTCGAAGCCAATCACCACCTGATCGTTGCGCATCAAGTAACAATGCTTGGGTTCGACCGGGATGCCTTGTCGATGATGGCCGCGGCAGCAAACGATGTCATGACGACAGATCAGCTCACAGCAATCGCGGATAAAGGTTATTACAAGAGCGAGGAAATTGTTGCCAGCGAAGAGGCTGGTATCTCGGTTGTCGTTCCCAAACCAATGACATCGAACGCCGCTGCGCGCGGTCAGTTTGACAAGGCTGACTTCACATATGACAGCGACAAGGATGTCTATGTCTGCCCGGCAGGCAAGCAGCTGACCTACAGATTTACCGGCCAGCAAGACGGCAAAGCTATCAGATCATATTGGTCGGGAGCCTGCGCCGATTGCGTCATCAAGGACAAATGCACGGCCAGCAAGGAACGGCGCGTGCGTCGATGGGAGAAAGAGGATGTGCTTGAGCGGGTGCAAGAAAGGTTGGACGCAGACCCAGCCCAACTGGCCGTCCGCAGCATGACCGTCGAGCATCCTTACGGCACGATCAAATCTTGGATGGGGGCGACACACTTCAAGATGAGACGGTTGAAAAATGTCGCCACCGAGATGTCGCTGCATGTGCTCGCCTACAACATGACCCGCGTCATGAACTTGATGGGCATCCCGGCAATGATCGCGGCGATGAAGGCGTAA
- a CDS encoding putative hydro-lyase, with protein sequence MVQRSVSHSDLVACSASEVRSAIRSGSYKGHTAGLAVGKLQCNLAILPEKYALDFLRFCQRNPKPCPIVGVGDSSDPTLPTLGHDIDIRTDVSKYRVFRNGTLSDEVTDISDVWTDDLVTVALGCSFTFENALLRTGIPVRHVEKGLNVPMFRSNIDLVPAGRFGGHMVVTMRPIPQAQVDQAREISRRFPQAHGAPIAVGDPAQIGIPDLARPDWGDAVEIKAGEVPVYWACGVTPQNVLLDAGLPICITHSPGHMLIADVAEDAETTILTRN encoded by the coding sequence ATGGTGCAAAGATCAGTTTCACATTCCGACCTCGTTGCCTGTTCTGCAAGCGAAGTCAGATCGGCCATTCGCAGCGGGTCATATAAAGGGCACACGGCGGGGCTTGCTGTGGGAAAGCTGCAATGCAACCTTGCAATTTTACCCGAGAAATACGCGTTGGATTTCCTGCGGTTCTGCCAGCGCAACCCCAAGCCATGCCCCATCGTGGGCGTGGGCGATAGCAGTGATCCAACCTTGCCGACTCTGGGCCATGACATTGATATCCGCACGGATGTCTCGAAGTACCGTGTGTTTCGCAATGGTACGCTGAGCGACGAAGTGACGGACATCAGTGATGTTTGGACTGACGACCTTGTCACTGTTGCGCTGGGATGCTCGTTTACATTTGAAAATGCACTGCTGCGCACTGGCATTCCGGTGCGTCATGTGGAGAAGGGCCTGAACGTTCCCATGTTCCGGTCCAACATCGACCTTGTTCCTGCGGGGCGGTTCGGCGGCCATATGGTCGTGACAATGCGCCCGATACCGCAAGCGCAGGTCGACCAGGCCCGCGAGATCAGCCGCCGCTTTCCCCAAGCGCATGGAGCACCGATTGCAGTGGGCGATCCTGCCCAGATTGGCATCCCCGATCTGGCCCGCCCTGATTGGGGTGATGCGGTCGAAATCAAAGCTGGCGAAGTCCCCGTCTATTGGGCCTGCGGCGTGACGCCGCAAAACGTCCTTTTGGATGCGGGTCTGCCGATCTGCATCACACATTCGCCCGGTCACATGCTGATCGCTGATGTGGCGGAGGACGCTGAAACAACAATCCTGACAAGAAACTGA
- a CDS encoding VOC family protein — protein sequence MIAYITVGADDIARAKQFYSAFLPALGYSQEEYHGDLSYIPPSEPGTPPVAPDFYVKSPFNGCPASGGNGAMVAFDVGSQSQVRNLHAAALAAGGSDDGQPGFRASYGSHFYVGYLRDPHGNKIALFSNDPSEPGRDG from the coding sequence ATGATCGCCTATATTACTGTTGGTGCGGATGACATCGCACGCGCAAAACAATTTTATTCTGCGTTTCTCCCAGCCCTTGGTTACAGCCAAGAGGAATATCATGGGGACCTGAGCTATATTCCGCCTTCAGAACCGGGCACCCCTCCTGTTGCACCAGACTTCTACGTCAAATCACCCTTCAATGGATGTCCAGCATCGGGTGGGAACGGAGCCATGGTCGCATTTGACGTCGGTAGTCAAAGCCAAGTGCGTAATCTTCACGCCGCTGCCCTTGCCGCTGGAGGTTCTGACGACGGCCAACCGGGGTTCCGCGCTTCGTATGGCTCTCACTTCTACGTTGGTTATCTCCGCGACCCTCACGGTAACAAAATCGCGTTGTTTTCGAACGACCCAAGCGAACCCGGACGAGACGGATAG
- a CDS encoding helix-turn-helix domain-containing GNAT family N-acetyltransferase, with the protein MDERILVPRIDKMRAAARHIVRELGFMQRGLAGTDLSPSAVHAIIELGYGTVKNASDLGDLLHLEKSSVSRLVQKLKKDGLIQAGPDPSDKRARDLSLTEEGKRLLGEVEAFGRLQLRSALEDLPSAQIATIETGLALFAKSLSGACVSPPKVDIFEGYRSGVISSVAHLHATFYAQHCGFGSVFERKVATEMSEFMGRIDNPVNTTFSAYSGDRLLGSISLDGEDLTDGASHLRWFIVSPIAHGMGIGNMLLRKATAFVDDHGFDRTRLWTFKGLDAARHLYEKHGFTLAHQTPGTQWGMQVIEQEFVRGRGV; encoded by the coding sequence ATGGATGAGAGAATCTTAGTTCCCCGCATAGACAAAATGCGCGCTGCAGCGCGACATATCGTACGTGAACTCGGCTTCATGCAACGTGGACTGGCGGGTACTGATCTGTCTCCTTCTGCGGTCCATGCAATTATCGAGCTAGGATACGGCACAGTGAAGAATGCCAGCGATCTTGGCGACCTTTTACATCTGGAAAAATCCAGTGTGAGCCGCCTGGTTCAAAAGCTGAAGAAGGACGGCCTCATTCAAGCTGGCCCTGATCCGAGTGATAAGCGGGCACGCGATTTGTCTTTGACGGAGGAGGGCAAACGTTTGCTCGGCGAAGTCGAAGCGTTTGGGAGGCTCCAACTTCGGTCTGCACTTGAAGATTTGCCGTCAGCGCAAATAGCAACGATTGAGACTGGCCTTGCCCTGTTTGCAAAATCGCTAAGCGGCGCATGCGTATCTCCACCAAAAGTCGACATTTTTGAAGGCTACCGCTCGGGGGTCATATCATCCGTGGCGCATCTACATGCGACCTTTTATGCGCAGCATTGTGGATTTGGCTCTGTTTTTGAGCGCAAAGTTGCAACGGAAATGTCAGAGTTCATGGGGCGGATCGACAATCCAGTAAACACGACGTTTTCCGCCTATTCTGGCGATAGGCTTCTTGGGTCTATCTCCCTTGATGGCGAGGATTTGACCGATGGTGCCAGCCACTTGCGGTGGTTCATTGTTAGCCCCATTGCGCATGGAATGGGCATCGGAAATATGCTTCTGCGCAAGGCTACTGCATTCGTCGACGATCACGGCTTTGATCGCACGCGGCTATGGACCTTCAAAGGACTGGACGCCGCGCGCCACCTTTACGAAAAACACGGGTTCACGCTCGCGCATCAGACCCCCGGCACGCAATGGGGCATGCAAGTGATTGAGCAGGAGTTTGTACGTGGACGCGGAGTATAG
- a CDS encoding phosphodiesterase, with product MKFIHLTDTHVIGEGELYGQDPAARLRAAVASINAEHSDAAFVALTGDITHWGDTAAYVRFSREIKELDMPLHLIVGNHDDTASFGVAFPEIPRDESGFVQSGFETQFGRFLLLDTKNPETHAGAYCPARQVWLTRELDQTNGPVVLFMHHPPFKTGIASMDRIMLQDAEAFYDIVAPHKARIRHLFFGHVHRAIFGNWRGISYSCMRGLNHQVALELNGAADRIAANFEPPAYGVVTLSDDQVTVHFHDFSDGSDRFFL from the coding sequence ATGAAATTTATTCATCTTACCGACACCCATGTCATTGGCGAAGGGGAACTCTATGGCCAAGACCCCGCCGCGCGCCTGCGGGCCGCTGTCGCGTCTATCAATGCAGAACATAGCGATGCCGCCTTTGTCGCCCTGACCGGTGACATAACCCATTGGGGAGACACGGCGGCCTATGTGCGATTTTCGCGCGAAATCAAAGAGCTCGACATGCCCCTGCACCTAATTGTCGGCAATCACGACGACACTGCATCCTTTGGCGTCGCCTTCCCAGAGATTCCCCGCGACGAAAGCGGTTTTGTACAAAGCGGTTTTGAAACCCAGTTCGGGCGGTTTTTGTTGTTGGACACAAAAAACCCAGAAACCCATGCGGGCGCATATTGCCCCGCGCGCCAAGTCTGGTTGACTCGCGAACTGGACCAAACCAATGGCCCAGTTGTTCTGTTCATGCACCACCCACCGTTTAAGACAGGCATAGCATCTATGGACCGGATTATGTTGCAGGATGCCGAGGCGTTCTATGATATCGTCGCCCCCCACAAGGCGCGCATCCGGCATCTGTTCTTCGGTCATGTGCATCGCGCCATTTTTGGCAATTGGCGGGGCATCAGCTATTCCTGCATGCGCGGCCTAAACCATCAGGTCGCTTTGGAGCTGAATGGGGCCGCCGATCGAATTGCTGCGAATTTCGAACCTCCGGCCTACGGTGTGGTGACGTTGAGCGACGATCAGGTCACGGTTCATTTTCACGATTTTAGCGATGGATCGGATCGGTTCTTTTTGTAA
- a CDS encoding TRAP transporter large permease — translation MIGYVSIGLLGLLALSIPVGIVLFLLGFGIDAFFSSFPLTKGLGNMVWSASNSATLIAIPFFVLLGEILVRSGVATRTYAALDRWVSWLPGGLVHANIATATMFSATSGSSVATAATVATVAMPQAEKLGYDPKLFSGAIAAGGTLGIMIPPSINLIVYGFLTQSSIPQLFLAGLIPGLALALMFMLVTVIICMIRPDLGGLRRTFPFPQMLRALIDLVPILLLFGMIVGSIYAGWATPTEAAAVGVAGAFVIALAFGGVSWDMLTQSLTGTVKITSMIMLIVIGASFLNFTLASAGLGRELTAFMDGLGLSPLAFILVVVVLYIVLGFFIETLSLMVVTIPIIVPMVLVQGYDVIWFGILMIVLIEMALITPPVGLNLYVVQGARKSGSLNEVMLGALPYCLTMLLMAVLLIAFPSIALFLPNALQ, via the coding sequence ATGATCGGCTATGTCTCCATCGGCCTTCTTGGCCTGCTTGCCCTCTCAATCCCTGTCGGGATCGTATTGTTCTTGTTGGGCTTTGGCATTGATGCGTTCTTCTCAAGCTTCCCGCTCACGAAAGGCCTTGGGAACATGGTCTGGTCAGCGTCTAATTCCGCAACGCTCATCGCGATCCCGTTCTTTGTACTGCTGGGCGAGATTCTTGTGCGCAGCGGTGTTGCCACGCGCACCTATGCAGCTTTGGATCGTTGGGTCAGCTGGCTGCCTGGCGGGCTGGTACACGCCAATATCGCTACGGCGACGATGTTTTCCGCCACCTCAGGATCATCGGTTGCCACGGCGGCCACTGTAGCTACAGTTGCCATGCCACAGGCCGAAAAGCTGGGCTATGACCCCAAGCTCTTTTCGGGTGCCATTGCCGCAGGCGGCACGCTGGGCATAATGATCCCGCCATCAATCAATCTCATTGTCTACGGCTTTCTTACCCAATCCTCGATCCCCCAACTTTTCCTTGCAGGCCTCATACCTGGCCTTGCACTGGCACTGATGTTCATGCTGGTCACAGTCATCATCTGCATGATCCGGCCAGATCTGGGTGGCTTGCGCCGCACATTTCCGTTTCCACAAATGCTGCGCGCGCTGATAGATCTGGTGCCGATCCTGCTGTTGTTTGGCATGATCGTCGGCTCCATCTATGCGGGCTGGGCCACCCCGACCGAAGCTGCCGCCGTCGGTGTCGCTGGTGCCTTTGTCATCGCACTCGCCTTTGGCGGGGTGTCATGGGACATGCTGACACAAAGCCTTACAGGAACGGTCAAGATCACCTCCATGATCATGCTGATTGTTATTGGCGCGTCCTTCCTGAACTTCACGCTGGCCTCCGCAGGGTTGGGCCGCGAATTGACCGCCTTTATGGACGGGCTTGGCCTGTCGCCGCTAGCCTTCATCCTTGTGGTGGTCGTGCTCTACATCGTGCTGGGCTTTTTCATCGAAACCCTTTCACTCATGGTTGTCACGATCCCGATTATTGTGCCGATGGTTTTGGTCCAAGGGTATGATGTGATCTGGTTTGGCATCCTGATGATCGTCCTTATCGAAATGGCGCTGATCACACCTCCTGTCGGCCTCAACCTCTATGTGGTTCAGGGCGCGCGCAAGTCAGGCAGCCTCAATGAGGTCATGTTGGGCGCGCTGCCCTATTGCCTGACCATGCTGTTGATGGCGGTTCTTTTGATCGCCTTCCCGAGCATTGCGCTCTTCCTGCCAAACGCGCTTCAGTAA
- a CDS encoding TRAP transporter substrate-binding protein, translated as MKKTLTILAATTALAAPAFAENLSVVGSWSSLPLHNSYEAPFWSTTLPAAGDFKVELTTHNQMSLGLGDIYPLLGQGVYDVAMTVADYAVSDAPELEGLDVPLIALTADEARAMVDAARPMVSDIYRDRFNSHVLAIAPYPPQVVFCNAEIASLADLEGLKVRASGRMTAKLLEALGAEGVNVSFSEVPGALQKGVVDCAVTGAGSGYSAGWWEVSSHLLPIPLGGWDPVVTAINLDKWNGMSAENQTLLTDQIKTGFEDLAWASAQDALVNDIACLTGNGACPSGDARSMTLVEVSDEDFTRARDILTSEVLPEWAERAGGDWPARWNDSVGKVVGVDIE; from the coding sequence ATGAAAAAGACACTCACAATTCTGGCCGCAACCACGGCTCTGGCCGCACCCGCATTTGCCGAGAACCTGTCCGTTGTCGGCAGCTGGTCCAGCCTGCCGCTGCACAACAGCTATGAAGCCCCGTTCTGGAGCACGACTTTGCCAGCAGCGGGTGATTTCAAAGTCGAGTTGACCACCCACAACCAGATGAGCCTCGGTCTGGGCGATATTTATCCTCTCTTGGGCCAGGGCGTTTATGACGTTGCCATGACTGTGGCCGATTACGCTGTCTCTGACGCGCCAGAGCTGGAAGGCCTTGATGTGCCACTGATCGCGCTCACCGCCGATGAAGCCCGCGCCATGGTCGACGCTGCGCGCCCCATGGTGTCCGATATCTACCGCGACCGTTTCAACAGCCACGTTCTGGCCATCGCACCCTACCCGCCACAGGTTGTTTTCTGTAACGCCGAGATCGCAAGCCTTGCCGATCTGGAAGGGCTCAAAGTTCGTGCCTCTGGCCGCATGACCGCCAAGCTGCTCGAAGCGTTGGGCGCTGAGGGCGTGAACGTGTCCTTCTCCGAAGTGCCGGGTGCTTTACAAAAAGGTGTGGTTGATTGTGCTGTGACCGGTGCTGGTTCGGGCTATTCCGCTGGTTGGTGGGAAGTCTCCTCTCACCTGCTGCCGATCCCGCTGGGGGGCTGGGACCCTGTTGTGACGGCGATCAACCTCGACAAGTGGAACGGCATGTCCGCGGAGAACCAGACGCTTCTCACCGATCAGATCAAGACCGGCTTTGAAGACCTCGCATGGGCCAGCGCCCAAGATGCACTTGTCAATGACATTGCATGTCTGACGGGCAACGGCGCGTGCCCGTCAGGCGATGCCCGCTCCATGACGCTTGTGGAGGTCAGCGACGAAGATTTCACACGCGCCCGTGACATCCTCACATCCGAAGTATTGCCCGAGTGGGCGGAGCGCGCAGGGGGTGACTGGCCCGCACGCTGGAACGACAGCGTAGGCAAAGTTGTCGGCGTCGACATCGAGTAA
- a CDS encoding TRAP transporter small permease subunit: MELKMIDTLRRLNKGVALCVGAGLLICAAFVLTDIIMRRFGTSLGGTEEIAGYAMALATSWGMAYTLLEMGHVRIDILRSRADSFKRALFDVFSMTIMTGVIITIAVKAWPVLERSIKNGSTANTPLETPLVWVHLPWFAGWVWFALMSTIVTLCALSLLFKRRHEDTEKFIGAFAEQDTSK, from the coding sequence ATGGAACTCAAGATGATAGATACCCTGCGCAGGCTGAACAAAGGGGTTGCCCTTTGTGTCGGCGCGGGGCTGCTGATTTGCGCGGCTTTCGTGCTGACCGATATCATCATGCGCCGGTTCGGCACGTCCCTTGGCGGCACTGAAGAGATCGCGGGCTACGCTATGGCGCTCGCGACCTCATGGGGCATGGCGTATACTCTGCTTGAGATGGGCCACGTCCGCATCGATATTCTGCGCAGCCGCGCTGACAGCTTTAAACGCGCGCTCTTTGACGTCTTTTCCATGACCATCATGACGGGGGTCATCATCACCATCGCGGTCAAGGCGTGGCCAGTGTTGGAGCGATCGATCAAGAACGGCTCCACCGCAAATACACCGCTTGAGACACCTCTGGTCTGGGTTCACCTGCCGTGGTTCGCAGGCTGGGTCTGGTTCGCACTTATGTCCACCATTGTGACCCTCTGCGCGCTGAGTTTGCTGTTTAAGCGCCGCCATGAGGATACCGAAAAATTCATCGGCGCATTTGCAGAGCAGGACACATCGAAATGA
- a CDS encoding DMT family transporter yields the protein MGDALVASEAVVDATGAAGLGFWRYLIASIVLTPFWVAAREPRISRGDALPISVIGVGQFGLLIAMLNLAVLLAFSARVSFIFATLPLVTLTCERVLFHRLIGTAELLAILLSVLGIAVLLGTDLFVTTIGSFEFFGLFAALVEIMTGAVCSVYLRPYVRRYGGVQVSLLAMLASLVPLGAIAAFETQGLTTAGWTHATAFLVLGIGLSSGAGFWCWLYALSCIPTGHVTAFLGLGPFTATILSFCLKEGQITGSVAIALGLVVSALLVLVFAKGGKPSS from the coding sequence GTGGGTGACGCCCTTGTGGCAAGTGAGGCGGTTGTAGACGCAACCGGAGCAGCCGGATTGGGGTTCTGGCGATATCTGATCGCTAGCATCGTGCTCACCCCGTTCTGGGTTGCCGCCCGCGAACCACGTATCTCGCGCGGTGATGCATTGCCGATCTCTGTTATCGGCGTCGGGCAATTCGGACTGCTGATCGCCATGCTAAACCTTGCAGTCCTTCTCGCGTTCTCTGCACGGGTGTCGTTCATCTTTGCGACATTGCCTCTTGTCACGCTGACCTGCGAGCGGGTGCTGTTTCACAGGCTTATCGGCACAGCGGAGCTATTGGCGATCTTGCTGTCTGTGCTTGGCATTGCTGTACTGCTCGGGACAGATTTGTTTGTAACAACGATTGGCTCGTTTGAATTCTTTGGTCTTTTTGCAGCCCTCGTGGAGATCATGACGGGCGCGGTCTGTTCAGTATATCTGCGTCCCTACGTTCGAAGGTATGGCGGCGTTCAAGTCAGCCTTCTTGCGATGCTCGCGTCACTCGTTCCGCTCGGCGCAATCGCAGCGTTTGAAACACAAGGTCTGACCACAGCTGGTTGGACACACGCCACGGCTTTCCTCGTTCTCGGTATCGGTTTGTCGAGCGGTGCCGGGTTCTGGTGCTGGCTCTATGCGCTGTCGTGCATCCCGACCGGTCACGTGACTGCGTTTCTTGGGCTCGGTCCCTTCACAGCAACCATTCTGTCTTTTTGTTTGAAGGAGGGTCAAATAACGGGATCGGTCGCCATCGCCTTGGGGCTCGTCGTCTCAGCACTTCTCGTTCTGGTATTCGCTAAAGGAGGTAAACCATCTTCATAA
- a CDS encoding LysR family transcriptional regulator: MTFDQIKTFLWVARLGGFRKAADRLNLSQPAVSTRIANLEQELRVPLFERGRGDLVLTKHGTLLLSYAEQMLFVEEEIKQRVANPSEAEGLFRVGASETIAQAWLPDFLKAFSEQYPRVNVDLTVDISLNLRAELLERKLDLALLMGPVSEFSVENVTLPSFDLHWYRSTTNPQTDLTKIPVISYSSKTRPYRELMSELSRRIGPKMRVYASASLSASLKMIAAGIAVGPYPRALANDFLEAGQIVEFNPGFRQQSLSFTASYLSEPRSFLVENSAQIACSVADTWDRTQPK; this comes from the coding sequence ATGACATTTGATCAGATCAAGACATTCCTCTGGGTGGCGCGGTTGGGAGGCTTTCGCAAGGCGGCAGATCGGCTGAACCTATCGCAGCCCGCTGTCTCGACAAGAATTGCAAATCTGGAGCAAGAACTGCGGGTGCCCCTCTTTGAACGTGGTCGGGGTGACCTTGTCCTGACAAAGCACGGCACGCTCTTGCTCTCTTACGCCGAGCAGATGTTGTTTGTCGAAGAAGAGATCAAGCAACGCGTTGCCAACCCGTCCGAGGCAGAAGGCCTATTTCGCGTTGGTGCTTCCGAGACCATTGCACAGGCTTGGTTGCCAGATTTCCTCAAAGCTTTCAGTGAGCAATATCCGCGTGTAAACGTTGATCTTACAGTCGACATTTCCCTGAACTTGCGCGCTGAACTTCTTGAAAGAAAACTCGATCTTGCGCTGTTGATGGGGCCAGTGTCGGAGTTTTCTGTTGAAAACGTTACCCTGCCTTCATTTGATTTGCACTGGTACCGCTCGACCACAAACCCGCAGACCGACCTGACCAAAATTCCGGTCATTTCCTATTCAAGCAAGACCCGACCTTACCGCGAACTGATGTCCGAACTCTCGCGGCGGATTGGGCCAAAGATGCGCGTTTATGCGTCAGCGTCATTGTCGGCCAGTTTGAAGATGATTGCAGCGGGAATCGCCGTTGGCCCCTATCCAAGGGCCTTGGCCAATGATTTTCTTGAGGCAGGGCAAATCGTCGAATTTAATCCGGGATTTCGCCAGCAGTCCCTGTCGTTCACCGCGTCATATCTGTCAGAGCCACGCAGCTTTCTCGTTGAAAATAGCGCACAAATTGCGTGCAGTGTTGCAGACACATGGGATCGGACCCAACCGAAATGA